GAGACGATCTGTACAATCAACTGGCTATCAAGGCACCACAGGTCACCGGAAGCACTGGGCACTCGCGACCAGAAGACGTTTGGCGATTCGAAACACTTCGCAGTCAAGACGATGCACCACAGTCCCTCGGGTCTAAATTTGCTAGTGTCTTTGGTCATCTTCCGGCAAACCCGGCAACGCGAAAATGGGTTAAGGGTGAAATTTCCAACTTTCATTATCTGATGTTGATCAACACATTTGCTGGGCGTACGTTCAACGACTTGACTCAATATCCAGTTTTCCCCTGGGTTCTGGCAGACTATACGAGCGAGGAACTCGATCTTGGAAACCCGGCCACATTCAGAGACCTATCTAAGCCTATGGGTTGTCAAACACCGGAGCGAGAAATGGACTTCCGTGAGCGTTACAATGCTTTTGCTGAGATAGGAGACGACAATTCACCCCCTTTTCATTATGGAACACACTACTCTTCTGCCATGATTGTCAGCTCCTACCTCATTCGGCTTCAACCATTCGTCAAGTCATATCTTCTACTCCAGGGTGGCTCATTCGATCATGCCGATCGCCTATTCTATTCAATCCGCAAGGCATGGCAGTCGGCATCGCGAGGGAACATGACCGACGTTCGAGAGCTTACCCCTGAGTTCTTCTATCTTCCGGAGTTTCTTGTGAACTCCAATCATTATGACTTTGGTCTTCTCCAAAACATGACCACGGCCATTGACTCGGTTGAGTTACCACCTTGGGCAAAAGGCGATCCCAAGATCTTCATTGCGAAGCACCGGGAGGCACTTGAGAGCCCATATGTGTCGAAGAACTTGCATCGCTGGATTGATCTCGTTTTCGGCAGCAAGCAGAAGGGCGAGGCGGCTGTTGAGGCTGCCAATGTCTTCCACCACCTCTCTTACAAAGGTGCCAAAGACTTAGATGCCATCGATGATCCAATGGAACGGTTAGCCACCATTGGCATTATTCACAACTTCGGGCAAACCCCTCACCAAATCTTCCAACGACCTCATGCCCAGAGGGAAGACCAACGACACCGCATACCCCGTCTAGATACTCTTGCAGAATCGCTGACCCAAATGCCGTTGTCTCTTCTTGACATTGAGGAGCGAGTAGTTACCCTCTCGATGAAACAAGACCGTTTGCTGTGTACCTCTGCCCTGAGACTCAACATACCACCGGCCTATGATTACTACATGGAATGGGGATTCTTCGATGGCAGTGTTCGTTTCTATGCCGCCGACACTCGCAAGCTTTTGGGCCACTTTGAGCACCTTCATGTTGGGCAATTGTCTCATGCCAGCTTTGCGGATTCCCGCACCCTTATCACCTGCGGTAGGGATTGTACGATATCATTGTGGACGGTCACCGCAACCTCCAAATCCGTTGATTTGCAGCCCATTGGATCGCTCTTTGGCCATCGAGCTCCAGTCACTGTCCTCGCAGTTTCGCGATCCTTCAGCGCTTTGTTGTCTGCCTCTAATGATGGACAAATTATGCTGTGGGATCTCAATCGACGATCCTTTGTACGACCCCTTCCCGGTGACGGTGCGGTAGATGTATGTTTTCCTGCTCATTTCCACCGCCTTCTATCCTTTACTGACGAATTAGTGTGCTCGAATCAACGATGTCTCTGGAGACATCATGGTTTGTCGTGGCAATCGCTTGACATTATATACCCTCAATGGCGTCTTGTTGGCTGATCAAGCAGTCTGTGAGGCGGCAGACGACCACGTCTTGTCCTGCGTCTTCTACGAGGGAGTGCAGAATGAATGGCTGGATCGTGAATTATTGTTGACAGGCCACACTCGTGGTGTGGTTAATATCTGGAGCAAGAATATTCGCGGGGGCCGCTTTGAGCTAGAGTTGATCCGACAGCTGCATCATACCGACAGCAGTCGCGACAATGGTGCCAATATCAGTGCCGGTATCAGTTGTATTTTGGCTCTCCCCCACGTGGTCTATACGGGGGATGAGGCTGGCCGAGTGGTGCGTTTGATTGTCCCGATTCACATCCAATTGACGAAGCTAACATGGCAATAGTATGAATGGAACTGCATCCAGCGGCGCTGATTCTCTCGGTGCTACTCAAACCCCCTCCAtttctttttgatctcaTGTTCTAAGCCGAAAAATTCAAATTTGCCAGACTATTTCTGGCCTTCAGTCTCTTTCCTTTCCGTTTCACCGTGCACCTCTCGCTTCTTGCCGTTTGTAGGAgtaaagatgatctcgaTTCTTAGGATTTCCCCTCAAGATAATTCTGCAGGTGACGCACAGGCTGCACTTGTGTTGGATGCAGATCCCTCAACCATGAACATCCTCGAGTCTGCATCAATAATACAACGAGCACAACTAGTGACAGGACACGGGCAACTGCACTGATGAAAGGATAATCGATAGATGAACAGACACATGAGGTGATGTAATAAAACCTCTCTAGCAAGACACACTGTAGACCTTCAGGCAATGAGATATATCTTAATAGCCTGTGGTGTTTGTGGCTCCCTTTTCAAGAAACCTCAATCCATTTGATGATGATTACCCGGTACGGTCGATAGCCAAGTTGTTCAGGAACCAAATTTCTCCACAAGTAGCCGTCGAAATGTATTTATCCGGGCTCCCGGTGAGAATTACAAACACAGATGCCGTAGTGGGCCGTTGTCCGGTCTACCATCCTCCGGCGGTTGGGGGAAGGCGGAGCACTCTGCGCCGGATTTGAGATTGTAGCACATTTGTTCAAGCAAAGTTGATATGAAGTCATATTGGAATTGATCAATTATAGCACATGATGATCGCAAAGTCTCAAGAATACCAATAAATAATTGAAGATGCAATGGCAAAAAATAAGAGGAAGTTGGACTTGTCAAAGGAAGCGCTGTCTGATTTCATTGTGCAGCGTCATTTGCCCCACCATCCCTGAGAAATGGGGCACAGGCCAGGTACTTCCATTTAATATGGTAGCTCCATACTAAACACAAGTACCCGGCAATTGATCTGATTCTGGTCCATGACACCACCCCTCCTTCTTAAACACCGCGCTGTCcgccactcttcttctctcttcttcataCTCCCCCTATTCCACTTTCTATACATAAAAAAAATGTCTTCTTCTCTCGAACAGCTTAAGGCCGCTGGCACCGTCGTCGTTTGCGACTCTGGTAAGCCATCGATTCCATCTGGGTTCCAATGAAAACATGCTAACACTAAACTTCTAGGTGACTTCGCCAGTATGTATTCTACCTTTCTCAAAGTGACATCGGACCCAGCGTTGAATGGCTAGCTAACTACAACCACAGCTATTGGCAAGTACAAGCCCCAGGATGccaccaccaacccctcCCTGATTCTCGCGGCTTCCAAGAAGCCTGAGTATGCCGCTCTTATCGACACTGCCGTTGCCTACGGCAAGCAGAAGGGAAAGACCCTCGATGAGCAGGTTGAGGCCACTCTCGACCGTCTCCTCGTTCAGTTCGGAAAGGAGATTCTTAACATCATCCCCGGAAAGGTCTCCACTGAGGTTGACGCCAAGCTGTCCTTCGATACCCAGGCTTCCGTTGATAAGGCTCTCGAGATCATCAAGGTACGTTCACATGTCCACGTGAAGTCACTTTTCGGGGATTTCAAAGCTGATTCTTGCCACTCAGCTTTACGCCGACAATGGTATCTCCAAGGACCGTGTCCTGATCAAGATTGCCTCCACCTACGAGGGCATCAAGGCCGCTCATATCCTCCAGTCCCAGCACGGCATCAACTGCAACCTTACCCTCATGTTCTCTCTGGTTCAGGCCATTGCCGCCGCCGAGGCCGGTGCCTACCTCATCTCTCCCTTTGTTGGTCGCATTCTCGACTGGTTCAAGGCTGCCCACAAGCGCGACTACACCCCCCAGGAGGACCCCGGTGTCAAGTCCGTCCAGGACATCTACAACTACTACAAGAAGTTCGGCTACAACACAATTGTCATGGGTGCCTCTTTCCGCAACGTTGGCGAGATCACCGAGCTGGCTGGTTGTGACTACCTGACCATTTCCCCCAACCTCCTGGAGGACCTCTACAACTCTACCGAGGCCGTGCCCCAGAAGCTCAACCCCGCCGGTGCCGCCAGCCTTGAGATCAAGAAGCGCGAGTACCTTAACAACGAGGCTGATTTCCGTTTCGACTTCAACGAGGAGGCTATGGCTGTTGAGAAGCTCCGTGAAG
Above is a window of Penicillium digitatum chromosome 2, complete sequence DNA encoding:
- a CDS encoding Transaldolase, encoding MSSSLEQLKAAGTVVVCDSGDFATIGKYKPQDATTNPSLILAASKKPEYAALIDTAVAYGKQKGKTLDEQVEATLDRLLVQFGKEILNIIPGKVSTEVDAKLSFDTQASVDKALEIIKLYADNGISKDRVLIKIASTYEGIKAAHILQSQHGINCNLTLMFSLVQAIAAAEAGAYLISPFVGRILDWFKAAHKRDYTPQEDPGVKSVQDIYNYYKKFGYNTIVMGASFRNVGEITELAGCDYLTISPNLLEDLYNSTEAVPQKLNPAGAASLEIKKREYLNNEADFRFDFNEEAMAVEKLREGISKFAADAVTLKELLAQKIQA